One genomic segment of Polyodon spathula isolate WHYD16114869_AA chromosome 17, ASM1765450v1, whole genome shotgun sequence includes these proteins:
- the LOC121329639 gene encoding serine/threonine-protein kinase 33-like isoform X2: MLKGEVSEAGKKMACQWIRSSSAENKVPHTRMEDEAAIQQIYIFGKKLGQGSFGVVYEATHKETGNKWAIKKVNREKAGSSAVKLLEREVSILKRVNQEHIIHLEEVFETPKRMYLVTELCEGGELKEILQRNKRFTENETRHIISSLATAIAYLHKKDIVHRDLKLENILVKSDHSNQGNEMILNIKVTDFGLAVQKGGVGSENMLQATCGTPIYMAPEVINAHDYSQQCDIWSIGVIMYMLLCGEPPFIASSEERLFELIRKGDLHFTDPVWHTISNAAKNVLNCLLKVDPAHRITANELLDNPWITGDTSTPARPSNVLEMMKQFRDDPDDTECGELETDLNGLSLKSPEDKPVGSLEVAEQRASSASSNGTLELGLEAETDSGISKPSTPNKQINKKKTLTSSLSNGSVKKNGSTLKPCCTPPLGGKSSPISSIKRTGQQDKSESCSQNLAPSVRQSSFSVKGEVRKSPILPRSSSGQKNIKSAGNSKTKKSV; the protein is encoded by the exons ATGCTGAAGGGAGAAGTTTCAGAAGCTGGTAAGAAAATGGCCTGCCAGTGGATTCGTTCAAGCAGTGCAGAAAACAAGGTGCCACATACTAGGATGGAAGATGAAGCTGCTATCCAG CAAATCTACATATTTGGAAAGAAATTAGGTCAAGGCAGCTTTGGGGTAGTTTACGAAGCCACACATAAAGAAACTGGAAATAAATGGGCAATTAAAAAAGTGAACAGAGAAAAG GCAGGAAGCTCTGCTGTAAAGTTGCTGGAACGGGAAGTCAGCATATTAAAGCGTGTTAACCAAGAGCATATAATACACTTAGAGGAAGTGTTTGAAACACCAAAG CGGATGTACCTGGTGACAGAACTATGTGAGGGCGGAGAACTGAAAGAAATTCTTCAGAGAAATAAACGCTTCACAGAGAATGAGACCAGGCACATAATTAGCAGTTTAGCAACAGCTATTGCATATCTACACAAAAAAG ACATTGTACACCGGGACCTAAAACTAGAGAACATCTTAGTTAAAAGTGATCATAGTAATCAAGGAAATGAGATGATCCTTAATATcaag GTGACAGATTTTGGTTTAGCAGTGCAGAAAGGTGGCGTTGGTAGTGAAAATATGCTTCAGGCAACTTGTGGAACACCCATTTACATGG ctcCAGAAGTCATCAACGCTCATGACTACAGTCAGCAGTGTGACATTTGGAGTATAGGGGTTATCATGTACATGTT ATTATGTGGCGAGCCCCCCTTTATTGCAAGTTCTGAAGAAAGACTTTTTGAGCTGATCAGAAAGGGAGACCTGCACTTCACAGATCCAGTCTGGCACACCATTAGTAATGCTG caaaaaatgtgttaaattgccTTTTGAAGGTAGATCCAGCGCACCGCATTACAGCCAATGAGTTACTTGATAATCCTTGGATCACT ggTGACACATCCACACCAGCAAGACCTTCAAATGTGTTGGAGATGATGAAGCAGTTTAGAGATGATCCAGATGATACGGAGTGTGGAGAGCTGGAAACTGATCTGAATGGCTTATCACTGAAGTCGCCCGAGGACAAACCTGTTGGATCTCTGGAGGTGGCAGAGCAGAGGGCAAGCTCAGCAAGCAGCAATGGCACCTTAGAGCTTGGTCTTGAAGCAGAGACAGACAGCGGTATCAGCAAACCTTCCACTCCAAATAAACAG ATAAACAAAAAGAAGACTCTTACAAGTTCCTTATCAAATGGTTCAGTAAAAAAGAATGGTTCGACTCTAAAGCCCTGTTGCACT CCTCCTTTAGGTGGCAAGTCTTCCCCAATATCAAGCATAAAGCGAACAGGGCAGCAGGATAAATCTGAATCCTGTTCCCAAAACCTTGCACCTTCAGTAAGGCAATCTTCCTTTTCTGTAAAAGGAGAAGTCCGCAAGTCTCCTATCCTTCCTAGAAGCAGCTCTGGACAGAAAAACATAAAGTCAGCTGGCAATTCTAAGACCAAAAAAAGTGTATAG
- the LOC121330303 gene encoding ras-related and estrogen-regulated growth inhibitor-like protein has protein sequence MNDIKLALLGSEGVGKSAVLVRFLTKRFIGEYASNSNSLYHKRLSIDGRQLNLEIFDPCSQSSASRCILEEPVEWADGFIVVYNISDRASFLNAQTIMRQIKEARIENSKGEVEVPICLVGNKQDLCHARQVYEEEAHSLAVENKCHFQEVSAAEHYQEILTIFIKLIRNVMDHLKYRADCRRYSGSKSMAKLINNVFGKRRKSV, from the exons ATGAATGATATAAAACTTGCGCTCCTTGGAAGTGAGGGAGTTGGAAAATCAG CTGTCCTGGTAAGGTTCCTAACAAAAAGATTTATTGGAGAATATGCCTCAAATTCAA ATTCCTTATATCATAAAAGGCTGTCGATTGATGGAAGACAGTTGAATCTGGAAATATTTGATCCATGCTCCCAG AGCAGTGCAAGTCGATGTATATTGGAGGAACCTGTGGAATGGGCAGATGGTTTTATTGTGGTTTATAACATCAGTGACCGTGCATCTTTTCTCAATGCCCAAACCATTATGCGCCAGATCAAAGAAGCACGCATCGAAAACAGCAAAGG TGAAGTGGAAGTCCCCATCTGCCTGGTTGGAAACAAACAGGACCTGTGCCACGCCCGGCAGGTCTATGAAGAAGAAGCTCACTCGCTTGCAGTGGAAAACAAATGCCATTTCCAAGAAGTGTCTGCAGCAGAGCACTATCAGGAAATTCTGACCATTTTCATCAAGCTGATCCGGAACGTGATGGACCATCTGAAATACAGAGCGGACTGCCGGAGGTACAGCGGGTCCAAGTCCATGGCGAAGCTCATAAATAATGTCTTTGGCAAGAGAAGAAAGTCTGTGTGA
- the LOC121329639 gene encoding serine/threonine-protein kinase 33-like isoform X1, protein MEGSSVLLKTLQMLKGEVSEAGKKMACQWIRSSSAENKVPHTRMEDEAAIQQIYIFGKKLGQGSFGVVYEATHKETGNKWAIKKVNREKAGSSAVKLLEREVSILKRVNQEHIIHLEEVFETPKRMYLVTELCEGGELKEILQRNKRFTENETRHIISSLATAIAYLHKKDIVHRDLKLENILVKSDHSNQGNEMILNIKVTDFGLAVQKGGVGSENMLQATCGTPIYMAPEVINAHDYSQQCDIWSIGVIMYMLLCGEPPFIASSEERLFELIRKGDLHFTDPVWHTISNAAKNVLNCLLKVDPAHRITANELLDNPWITGDTSTPARPSNVLEMMKQFRDDPDDTECGELETDLNGLSLKSPEDKPVGSLEVAEQRASSASSNGTLELGLEAETDSGISKPSTPNKQINKKKTLTSSLSNGSVKKNGSTLKPCCTPPLGGKSSPISSIKRTGQQDKSESCSQNLAPSVRQSSFSVKGEVRKSPILPRSSSGQKNIKSAGNSKTKKSV, encoded by the exons ATGGAAGGATCTTcagttcttttaaaaacattacag ATGCTGAAGGGAGAAGTTTCAGAAGCTGGTAAGAAAATGGCCTGCCAGTGGATTCGTTCAAGCAGTGCAGAAAACAAGGTGCCACATACTAGGATGGAAGATGAAGCTGCTATCCAG CAAATCTACATATTTGGAAAGAAATTAGGTCAAGGCAGCTTTGGGGTAGTTTACGAAGCCACACATAAAGAAACTGGAAATAAATGGGCAATTAAAAAAGTGAACAGAGAAAAG GCAGGAAGCTCTGCTGTAAAGTTGCTGGAACGGGAAGTCAGCATATTAAAGCGTGTTAACCAAGAGCATATAATACACTTAGAGGAAGTGTTTGAAACACCAAAG CGGATGTACCTGGTGACAGAACTATGTGAGGGCGGAGAACTGAAAGAAATTCTTCAGAGAAATAAACGCTTCACAGAGAATGAGACCAGGCACATAATTAGCAGTTTAGCAACAGCTATTGCATATCTACACAAAAAAG ACATTGTACACCGGGACCTAAAACTAGAGAACATCTTAGTTAAAAGTGATCATAGTAATCAAGGAAATGAGATGATCCTTAATATcaag GTGACAGATTTTGGTTTAGCAGTGCAGAAAGGTGGCGTTGGTAGTGAAAATATGCTTCAGGCAACTTGTGGAACACCCATTTACATGG ctcCAGAAGTCATCAACGCTCATGACTACAGTCAGCAGTGTGACATTTGGAGTATAGGGGTTATCATGTACATGTT ATTATGTGGCGAGCCCCCCTTTATTGCAAGTTCTGAAGAAAGACTTTTTGAGCTGATCAGAAAGGGAGACCTGCACTTCACAGATCCAGTCTGGCACACCATTAGTAATGCTG caaaaaatgtgttaaattgccTTTTGAAGGTAGATCCAGCGCACCGCATTACAGCCAATGAGTTACTTGATAATCCTTGGATCACT ggTGACACATCCACACCAGCAAGACCTTCAAATGTGTTGGAGATGATGAAGCAGTTTAGAGATGATCCAGATGATACGGAGTGTGGAGAGCTGGAAACTGATCTGAATGGCTTATCACTGAAGTCGCCCGAGGACAAACCTGTTGGATCTCTGGAGGTGGCAGAGCAGAGGGCAAGCTCAGCAAGCAGCAATGGCACCTTAGAGCTTGGTCTTGAAGCAGAGACAGACAGCGGTATCAGCAAACCTTCCACTCCAAATAAACAG ATAAACAAAAAGAAGACTCTTACAAGTTCCTTATCAAATGGTTCAGTAAAAAAGAATGGTTCGACTCTAAAGCCCTGTTGCACT CCTCCTTTAGGTGGCAAGTCTTCCCCAATATCAAGCATAAAGCGAACAGGGCAGCAGGATAAATCTGAATCCTGTTCCCAAAACCTTGCACCTTCAGTAAGGCAATCTTCCTTTTCTGTAAAAGGAGAAGTCCGCAAGTCTCCTATCCTTCCTAGAAGCAGCTCTGGACAGAAAAACATAAAGTCAGCTGGCAATTCTAAGACCAAAAAAAGTGTATAG